A single genomic interval of Methylobacterium bullatum harbors:
- a CDS encoding Purine nucleoside phosphoramidase: protein MPSNVEAAQYDPDNVFAKILRGEIPAHKVYEDEHTLAFMDVMPQGPGHTLVIPKAPARGLLDADPASLAAVAATVQRVARAVKTAFSADGLTIFQYNEAAGGQTVFHLHVHVVPRFDGTALGRHTGKMADQDLLGIHAAQIRAALAGA, encoded by the coding sequence ATGCCTTCAAACGTCGAAGCTGCGCAGTACGATCCCGACAACGTCTTCGCGAAGATCCTGCGGGGCGAGATTCCCGCCCACAAGGTCTACGAGGACGAGCACACCCTCGCCTTCATGGATGTGATGCCCCAGGGGCCGGGCCATACCCTGGTGATCCCCAAAGCCCCGGCGCGCGGGCTGCTCGATGCGGATCCCGCATCGCTGGCCGCCGTCGCCGCCACGGTGCAGCGGGTGGCCCGCGCGGTGAAGACCGCCTTCTCCGCCGATGGCCTGACGATCTTCCAGTACAACGAGGCGGCCGGCGGGCAGACGGTGTTCCACCTCCATGTGCACGTCGTCCCCCGCTTCGACGGCACGGCACTGGGCCGGCATACGGGCAAGATGGCCGACCAGGATCTCCTCGGCATCCATGCGGCGCAGATCCGGGCGGCGCTGGCCGGCGCGTGA